In Cicer arietinum cultivar CDC Frontier isolate Library 1 chromosome 7, Cicar.CDCFrontier_v2.0, whole genome shotgun sequence, a single window of DNA contains:
- the LOC140921059 gene encoding uncharacterized protein, giving the protein MGYARLEQQIRKDTQADQPLGRHILWKEARVNKEGVVDNENVKKVVELCEIIEQSSETQEGNKDTCRDILGKVFNVPEYSGRVRGKGFGVTPKSFFPQEKRQKPSNEEVLEKLRILSEQVALLVNKNKDRQLPVQLQPEIQMESETGSCNVGLKSIPEVINYLLLTCLCNYLCIKQTYILTVLMF; this is encoded by the exons atgggatatgcacgccttgaacaacaaatt agaaaagacacccaagccgatcaacccttgggtcgtcatatattgtggaaggaagcgcgtgttaataaagaaggagtggttgataatgaaaatgtcaaaaaagttgtagaactttgt gaaattattgaacaaagttctgaaactcaagagggtaacaaggatacttgcagggacattcttgggaaagtgtttaatgtccctgagtattccggtcgagttagggggaaaggatttggcgtaactcccaaaagcttttttcctcaagagaagcgccaaaaaccttccaacgaggaagtattagagaagctcagaatcctatcagagcaagtggcgCTCTTGGTGAATAAGAATAAAGACaggcaacttccggttcagctccaacctgaaatacaaatggagagtgaaaccgggagttgcaacgtcggtttgaaaagtattcccgaggtaattaattacttactacttacttgcttatgtaattacttatgtattaaacaaacttatatattaactgtacttatgttttaa